One window of the Bos mutus isolate GX-2022 chromosome X, NWIPB_WYAK_1.1, whole genome shotgun sequence genome contains the following:
- the LOC102270547 gene encoding histone H2B type 2-E-like, producing the protein MPEPAKSAPAPKKGSKKAVTKAQKKDGEKRKHSCKESCSMYVYKVLKQVHLDTSISSKAMGIMNSFVNDIFECIAGEASRLAHYNKRSTITSRDIQTAVCLLLHRELAKHAVSEGTKAVTKYTSSK; encoded by the coding sequence ATGCCTGAACCGGCTAAGTCTGCTCCTGCCCCTAAAAAGGGCTctaaaaaagctgtgaccaaggcccagaagaaggaTGGTGAGAAGCGCAAGCACAGCTGCAAGGAAAGCTGCTCCATGTACgtgtacaaggtgctgaagcaagtCCATCTGGACACCAGCATCTCGTCCAAGGCCATGGGAATTATGAACTCCTTCGTCAACGACATTTTCGAGTGCATCGCTGGTGAGGCATCACGCCTGGCTCATTACAACAAGCGCTCGACTATCACATCCAGGGATATCCAGACCGCCGTGTGCTTGCTGCTACATagggagctggccaagcacgccGTGTCTGAGGGCACTAAagctgtcaccaagtataccagctccaagtaa